In Xiphophorus maculatus strain JP 163 A chromosome 18, X_maculatus-5.0-male, whole genome shotgun sequence, a single genomic region encodes these proteins:
- the kctd14 gene encoding BTB/POZ domain-containing protein KCTD14 — protein MSLPDYKSTGRQPSSVLSRSPVVQLNVGGHLFSTTLSTLRRHPDSKVAELFGSQPKVSTDAQGRFFIDRDGSHFGAVLEFLRSEKLPTENIQEVYTEAIHYNIKELIKRLEETPELFGELVGRQQFLSRVPHYKENIEVLIRIARAEAVAARRSTILICVMRTEDDLGFYDNAVNSLEAGTESAVTFGPWKADPSVRDLLDCVKMDIARRGYNVSIEAHAPERSFLSKSYDFFYKLTFTWW, from the exons ATGAGTCTGCCGGACTACAAATCAACTGGTAGACAACCTTCATCTGTGCTCTCG CGCTCTCCTGTGGTTCAGCTAAATGTCGGGGGTCACCTGTTCAGCACCACACTGAGCACGCTCAGAAGACATCCAGACTCCAAGGTGGCGGAGCTGTTCGGCTCTCAGCCCAAAGTCAGCACCGACGCTCAGGGACGCTTCTTCATCGACCGCGACGGTTCCCACTTCGGAGCCGTTCTGGAGTTCCTGAGGTCGGAGAAGCTGCCGACGGAAAACATCCAGGAG GTGTATACAGAAGCGATCCACTACAACATCAAGGAACTGATCAAACGTCTGGAGGAGACGCCTGAGCTGTTTGGGGAGCTGGTGGGGAGACAGCAGTTCCTCTCCAGGGTCCCGCACTACAAAGAAAACATCGAG GTTCTGATCCGTATTGCCAGAGCGGAGGCCGTGGCCGCGCGCCGCTCCACCATCCTCATCTGCGTCATGCGGACGGAGGACGACCTGGGTTTCTATGACAACGCCGTAAACAGCCTGGAGGCGGGCACGGAGTCTGCGGTGACGTTCGGGCCGTGGAAGGCCGACCCGTCCGTCAGAGACCTGCTGGACTGCGTGAAGATGGACATCGCGCGTCGCGGCTACAACGTTAGCATCGAGGCGCACGCGCCCGAGCGCAGCTTCCTGTCCAAGAGCTACGACTTCTTCTACAAACTCACCTTCACCTGGTGGTGA
- the LOC102236184 gene encoding ras-related protein Rab-1B-like: protein MNPEYDYLFKLLLIGDSGVGKSCLLLRFADDTYTESYISTIGVDFKIRTIDMDGKTVKLQIWDTAGQERFRTITSSYYRGAHGIIIVYDVTEQESFNNVKQWLDEIDRYACENVSRLLVGNKSDLVSKKVVDAATAQDLASSLKIPFLETSAKSSDNVEKAFLTMAAKIHKRLASEGGGMPGESTQARGQTTKINSAPVWLGGDKQTQEANNCC from the exons ATGAATCCTGAATA TGATTACCTGTTCAAGCTTCTCCTCATCGGTGACTCTGGAGTCGGAAAGTCGTGCCTGCTGCTGCGCTTTGCA GATGACACCTACACTGAGAGCTACATCTCCACCATTGGGGTTGACTTCAAAATCAGGACCATCGACATGGATGGGAAAACTGTGAAGCTGCAGATT TGGGACACTGCAGGACAAGAGAGGTTTCGAACAATCACCTCCAGCTACTACAGAGGAGCACATGGCATCATCATTGTTTACGATGTGACCGAACAG GAATCCTTCAACAATGTGAAGCAGTGGCTGGACGAAATAGATCGGTACGCCTGCGAAAACGTCTCCAGACTGCTGGTGGGAAACAAATCGGACCTGGTCAGTAAGAAAGTGGTGGATGCTGCTACGGCTCAG GATCTGGCGTCTTCTCTGAAGATCCCCTTCCTAGAAACCAGCGCCAAGAGCTCTGACAACGTGGAGAAGGCCTTCCTCACCATGGCCGCCAAGATCCACAAGCGGCTCGCCAGCGAGGGAGGCGGCATGCCGGGGGAGTCCACACAGGCCAGAGGTCAGACCACCAAGATCAACAGCGCCCCCGTCTGGCTCGGCGGGGACAAACAGACACAGGAGGCCAATAACTGCTGCTGA
- the LOC111612008 gene encoding uncharacterized protein LOC111612008 — MMGLQIFVRLLPLTCLLQTGVRSVKDSVFVYSRIGDAALLPCTRPISAGCSSITWTFFRGGLVRYSEEVTGGRVNRDSDKSSRTTVTSNCSLVLSDLTVGDAGSYVCLENKEALTDVYLSLLSVHSGSPITELRPGGNLFLTCILFTYYDAGSCKPYSNVFRVNWLDEDGEQLPRDESRTKLADKYKLTENTRCNVTLLIKLQAEDNNRKWRCQVDTTENKKVTFLDFRSSFLFQNTDMDQTVKPPVTEECPAELPISRIVLCVVLPLLVCIVGFFTWKSDHKRATTSAAVIELQDVY, encoded by the exons ATGATGGGGTTACAAATCTTTGTCCGACTCCTGCCGCTCACATGTCTGCTCCAAACAG GTGTGAGGAGTGTGAAGGACTCGGTGTTTGTTTACAGCAGAATCGGAGACGCCGCCCTGCTGCCCTGCACCAGGCCGATCTCAGCCGGCTGCTCCTCCATCACCTGGACCTTCTTCAGAGGCGGCCTGGTCCGTTACAGTGAGGAGGTGACCGGAGGCCGGGTCAACCGCGACTCGGACAAAtccagcagaaccacagtcaCATCCAACTGCTCCCTCGTCCTCAGCGACCTCACCGTGGGAGACGCGGGTTCGTACGTGTGTCTGGAGAACAAGGAGGCGCTCACCGACGTCTACCTGTCGCTGCTGAGTGTCCACTCGGGTTCACCGATCACGGAGCTCCGGCCTGGAGGGAACCTCTTCCTCACCTGCATCCTCTTCACCTACTACGACGCGGGCAGCTGCAAGCCGTACTCCAACGTGTTCAGGGTCAACTGGTTGGATGAGGACGGAGAGCAGCTGCCCAGAGACGAGAGCAGGACCAAACTGGCtgacaa GTACAAGCTGACTGAAAACACTCGGTGCAACGTCACTCTACTCATTAAGCTGCAAGCGGAGgacaacaacaggaagtggagatGTCAGGTGGACACCACAGAGAACAAGAAAGTTACGTTTCTGGACTTCAGATCCTCCTTTCTGTTTCAAAACACCGACATGGACCAGACTGTGAAGCCGCCGGTCACAGAGGAGTGTCCCGCAGAGCTGCCCATCAGCCGGATCGTTCTGTGTGTGGTTCTGCCGCTCCTGGTGTGCATCGTGGGATTCTTCACATGGAAATCAGACCACAAGAGAGCAACGACCTCAGCTGCTGTCATCGAGCTGCAGGATGTTTACTGA
- the rps3 gene encoding 40S ribosomal protein S3 has protein sequence MAVQISKKRKFVADGIFKAELNEFLTRELAEDGYSGVEVRVTPTRTEIIILATRTQNVLGEKGRRIRELTAVVQKRFGFPEGSVELYAEKVATRGLCAIAQAESLRYKLLGGLAVRRACYGVLRFIMESGAKGCEVVVSGKLRGQRAKSMKFVDGLMIHSGDPVNYYVDTAVRHVLLRQGVLGIKVKIMLPWDPSGKIGPKKPLPDHVSIVEPKEENLPTTPTSEQKGAKPEVPVMPQGVAVPTA, from the exons ATGGCGGTGCAAATCTCCAAGAAGAGGAAG TTCGTCGCAGACGGTATCTTCAAGGCCGAGCTGAACGAGTTCCTGACTCGTGAGCTAGCTGAGGACGGCTACTCCGGCGTGGAGGTGCGCGTGACCCCAACCAGGACTGAGATCATCATCCTGGCCACAAG gaCCCAGAATGTTCTGGGAGAGAAGGGCCGTCGGATCAGAGAGCTGACCGCTGTGGTCCAGAAGCGGTTCGGCTTCCCTGAGGGCAGCGTGGAG ttgtaTGCTGAGAAAGTTGCCACCCGTGGTCTTTGTGCCATCGCCCAGGCTGAGTCTCTGCGCTACAAGCTGCTGGGAGGCCTGGCAGTGCGAAG GGCTTGCTACGGCGTTCTGAGATTCATCATGGAGAGCGGCGCCAAGGGCTGCGAGGTCGTGGTCTCTGGGAAGCTGAGGGGTCAGAGGGCAAAGTCCATGAAGTTCGTGGACGGCCTGATGATCCACAGCGGAGACCCCGTCAACTATTACGTCGACACGGCGGTTCGCCATGTCCTGCTGAGGCAGG gTGTGCTGGGCATCAAGGTGAAGATCATGCTGCCCTGGGATCCCAGCGGTAAGATCGGCCCCAAGAAGCCGCTGCCCGACCACGTCAGCATCGTGGAGCCCAAGGAGGAGAACCTGCCCACCACACCCACGTCAGAGCAGAAGGGGGCCAAGCCCGAGGTGCCCGTCATGCCCCAGGGAGTCGCTGTACCCACCGCATAA